Genomic DNA from Thermosipho ferrireducens:
TCAAGATTTCCAAAATAAAAATTTCTCATTTTAGCATATTGTTTTCTTGCCCCACCAAAGGATAAATCTGCTGGCAACCACCCGTAAGGATTTATATAAAACAATGCCCAATCATGCGGAGAAGCAAGATATTTGTTTATAAACCATCCCGATTGCCATCTTGCAGGGATACCAGCGATCCTGCACATTGTAATAAATAACAATGCTTGAAAGCCACAATCTCCTTTTAAATTTGTCGCGACAAATTCTGGAATTGTTTCGTAAGTCGCATATGGTCGAACATAAGAATAGCTAACATTTAAAGTGATCCAATCATATATCAATTTTGCTTTTACATATGGATTCTTTTCATTTTTGATTATTTCACCTGTAAGATGTTTAAGGTATGGCGTAAAAACAATGTGAGGTGGTTTTTCAACTAAATATTTTTCGACAGATTCTGGAATATCTTCTTTTACTTTCTCAGACTCTACTTTGTTAATCCATTCTCTTATTTCATACTCAAATTCCACATAAAATTCTTTTCTGGATTTTAGTTTATCTTCAAAATAAATAGTTTTCTGAGGAGATGTTTCAGGTGATATCTTATAATTTTTATGACTCGTAGAAATTACTTTTGCATTTGATATTTGGAAGCCATCTTTTGGAATAGGCAACCATACTTTTATTGTCTTACCAGAAATTTCATTGTAATCAGGAAATACATTAATTCTTGCACGAACTTTATATTGTTTTGGTTTTCCACCCTTAAGTAAAGCTTTCAATCTGTTGTTTAACAGCCTTCTTGATTGTTCAACTTCCTTTTTTACCACAACTTGTTTTCTATAATTTTCCAATGCAAATCCTATATTTTCTGCAAATCGCTTTTCAAATCGCAGTTGTCCATCAACGTAAATAT
This window encodes:
- a CDS encoding transglutaminase-like domain-containing protein — its product is MEFLTVNLPENILREESSGNFGKALRLIDKMLKKNLPELLKNRLLFEKERINRLLIDYPHTLEDAIKIARDKIRGFTEVDFERLLYEGELDYIYVDGQLRFEKRFAENIGFALENYRKQVVVKKEVEQSRRLLNNRLKALLKGGKPKQYKVRARINVFPDYNEISGKTIKVWLPIPKDGFQISNAKVISTSHKNYKISPETSPQKTIYFEDKLKSRKEFYVEFEYEIREWINKVESEKVKEDIPESVEKYLVEKPPHIVFTPYLKHLTGEIIKNEKNPYVKAKLIYDWITLNVSYSYVRPYATYETIPEFVATNLKGDCGFQALLFITMCRIAGIPARWQSGWFINKYLASPHDWALFYINPYGWLPADLSFGGARKQYAKMRNFYFGNLDGFRMVANVELMEPFYPEKKFWRSDPYDNQVGEIETEYENIYYDKFSYSIKIQNFSEVK